A region of Haloplanus sp. XH21 DNA encodes the following proteins:
- a CDS encoding NUDIX hydrolase has translation MTDDWTVLESVTEYETGWYTGGYDLVEQPDGSTKRYYWAELSPAVVVVAAVDDQVLFVEQFRPTIRETHLELPAGIAEDGESFTAAAARELREETGFAPDSTALLQEFWACTGVLRHRRGIVFAEGLTPTDRDLDGNEFLTPRPVSVADALDVARRAPANDATIEGLLLAREAGVL, from the coding sequence GTGACCGACGACTGGACCGTCCTCGAATCGGTCACGGAGTACGAGACGGGGTGGTACACCGGCGGCTACGACTTGGTCGAACAGCCGGACGGCTCGACCAAGCGCTACTACTGGGCGGAACTCTCGCCCGCCGTAGTCGTCGTCGCCGCCGTCGACGATCAGGTGCTCTTCGTCGAGCAGTTCCGGCCGACGATCCGCGAGACGCATCTCGAACTTCCGGCGGGCATCGCCGAGGACGGCGAGTCGTTCACCGCCGCAGCGGCGCGCGAGCTCCGGGAGGAGACTGGCTTCGCTCCCGACTCGACCGCGCTCCTCCAGGAGTTCTGGGCGTGCACCGGTGTGTTGCGACACCGGCGCGGCATCGTCTTCGCGGAGGGATTGACGCCCACCGACCGCGACCTCGACGGCAACGAGTTCCTCACGCCCAGGCCCGTCTCCGTCGCGGACGCTCTCGACGTGGCGCGGCGCGCGCCCGCCAACGATGCCACCATCGAGGGACTGTTGCTCGCGCGTGAAGCGGGCGTCCTCTGA
- a CDS encoding DUF7119 family protein — MSDESGSDGRPADRESPVGEPVVRADPAVTGERADEAVGFDPDDPESVQLAAETVRSFAENTVGSEDHVYMLRGAAACAALVRGVGSYKAAAERAGGDVSVAFIRKWARVHDLPQAIRRHVARGTIAPTAAKHIARVSGDDRYALAWATLEHDLTVREIRRLASEVGDGTTVEDALAERGHTFGEMSVTLPPAQYIELRRRASIENTDPDDLLAAALEDFLDA; from the coding sequence ATGAGCGACGAGTCTGGTTCGGACGGCCGTCCCGCCGACCGAGAGTCACCGGTCGGCGAACCCGTCGTCCGCGCCGACCCGGCGGTGACGGGTGAACGGGCGGACGAAGCCGTCGGCTTCGACCCGGACGACCCCGAGAGCGTCCAGCTCGCGGCCGAGACGGTGCGCTCCTTTGCGGAGAACACCGTCGGCTCCGAGGACCACGTCTACATGCTCCGGGGCGCGGCGGCGTGTGCCGCCCTCGTTCGGGGCGTCGGGTCGTACAAAGCAGCGGCCGAACGCGCCGGCGGCGACGTCTCCGTCGCCTTCATCCGGAAGTGGGCGCGGGTCCACGACTTGCCGCAGGCGATTCGCCGGCACGTCGCCCGCGGCACCATCGCGCCGACGGCGGCGAAACACATCGCGCGCGTCTCGGGCGACGACCGCTACGCGCTGGCGTGGGCGACGCTCGAACACGACCTCACGGTGCGCGAGATTCGTCGCCTCGCCAGCGAGGTGGGCGACGGCACCACCGTCGAAGACGCCCTCGCCGAACGCGGCCACACCTTCGGCGAGATGTCGGTGACGCTGCCACCCGCGCAGTACATCGAACTCCGCCGCCGGGCGTCCATCGAGAACACCGATCCGGATGATCTGTTGGCGGCGGCGCTCGAGGACTTTTTGGACGCGTGA
- a CDS encoding DUF5810 domain-containing protein gives MGYACPVCETPQRDAEHLANHLAFTAMLHGDAHEEWLAEHAPGWDEDGADELAPVVAEHATETTYDEVFDDTVPRERESHEQGHGHGHDPAPTRADAPLDTGELDADARRALAEAREMTEAMLSEGDADADGNEKE, from the coding sequence ATGGGATACGCCTGCCCCGTCTGCGAGACGCCGCAACGCGACGCCGAGCATCTCGCGAACCACCTCGCCTTCACCGCGATGCTCCACGGCGACGCCCACGAGGAGTGGTTAGCGGAGCATGCCCCGGGGTGGGACGAGGACGGCGCCGACGAGCTGGCACCGGTCGTCGCCGAACACGCGACTGAGACGACCTACGACGAGGTGTTCGACGATACGGTGCCGCGAGAGCGGGAAAGTCACGAGCAGGGCCACGGCCACGGTCACGACCCCGCTCCCACTCGCGCCGACGCCCCCCTCGACACCGGAGAACTCGACGCCGACGCCCGTCGCGCCCTAGCGGAGGCCCGCGAGATGACCGAGGCGATGTTGAGCGAGGGCGACGCGGACGCCGACGGCAACGAAAAGGAGTAA
- a CDS encoding DUF5809 family protein yields METEGVFDPETLDAAREAYESVGPAAQTVVREVATAMEFDREEYHDRVTSDVVETAREALFASLLVVHVADRDEFDAWRSAADVEVTTFGSPDVDRVVWHVAPFADAAVAATFQAERDAAIATLRRQAFGHLYSDRL; encoded by the coding sequence ATGGAAACCGAGGGCGTATTCGATCCCGAGACGCTCGACGCCGCCCGCGAAGCCTACGAATCGGTCGGGCCGGCGGCCCAGACGGTCGTTCGCGAGGTAGCGACCGCGATGGAGTTCGATCGCGAGGAGTACCACGACCGGGTGACGAGCGATGTCGTGGAGACGGCACGCGAGGCGCTCTTTGCCTCGTTGCTCGTCGTCCACGTCGCCGACCGCGACGAGTTCGACGCCTGGCGATCGGCGGCCGATGTCGAGGTGACGACCTTCGGCAGTCCGGATGTCGACCGCGTCGTCTGGCACGTCGCGCCCTTCGCTGACGCCGCCGTCGCCGCCACGTTCCAGGCGGAGCGCGACGCGGCGATCGCGACCCTTCGACGCCAGGCGTTCGGCCACCTCTACAGCGACCGGCTCTGA
- a CDS encoding aconitate hydratase, which translates to MGQTLTEKILDDHLVEGELDPGEEIGIEIDQVLTQDTTGTMVWLQFEALELDEVQTELAAQYCDHQTYQFDFKNTDDHRFLRSAAGTYGAYFSRPGNGICHNVHKENFAAPGKTMLGSDSHTPTPGGLGELAIGAGGLDVAVAMGGGPYFVEMPEVVNVRLEGELPDWASAKDVILEMLRRLSVKGGVGKVFEYTGPGVESLSVPERTTITNMGTELGATTSIFPTDERTKEYLDRQGRGDEFVDLSPDEDAEYADEIVVDLSDLEPLISAPSMPDNVVPVREVAGENVEQVIIGSCTNGGYEDILPAAKMVEGREIKKDLEMIVAPGSKQAGELLAREGWTAEMMAAGVNVSESTCGPCIGIGHVPASDSVSLRTFNRNFEGRSGIENDSVYLCSPQVAAAAALAGEIVDPRDLAAELGDLEPPGVELPDRYDGSKADIIEPENAVDDELIKGPNIGDVPLKDPLGADVGGETLLKMGDNITTDHIIPATSDILKYRSNIDKLSEFTLSRVDESFADRAKETERSVLVAGENYGQGSSREHAAMCPMYLGVEAVLAQSFARIHKANLYNFGLLPLVIDEETYDRIEEGDDIEVVDDVAEAVAAGAEEFTIRVNGDWEATAAFDASEREREILAAGGKLTLTKQQYEEESGGATPADD; encoded by the coding sequence ATGGGACAGACGCTCACGGAAAAGATCCTCGACGACCACCTCGTCGAGGGCGAACTCGATCCCGGCGAGGAGATCGGGATCGAGATCGACCAGGTGCTGACACAGGACACGACGGGGACGATGGTGTGGCTGCAGTTCGAGGCGCTCGAACTCGACGAGGTCCAGACCGAACTCGCCGCCCAGTACTGTGACCACCAGACCTACCAGTTCGACTTCAAGAACACCGACGACCACCGGTTCCTCCGCTCGGCCGCGGGCACCTACGGCGCGTACTTCTCCCGCCCCGGCAACGGCATCTGCCACAACGTCCACAAGGAGAACTTCGCCGCGCCGGGCAAGACGATGCTCGGCTCGGACTCCCACACGCCGACGCCGGGTGGCCTTGGCGAACTCGCCATCGGGGCGGGTGGCCTCGACGTCGCCGTCGCGATGGGCGGCGGCCCTTACTTCGTCGAGATGCCGGAAGTCGTCAACGTCCGTCTGGAGGGCGAACTCCCCGACTGGGCCTCCGCGAAGGACGTCATCCTCGAGATGCTCCGCCGCCTCTCCGTGAAGGGTGGCGTCGGCAAGGTGTTCGAGTACACGGGGCCGGGCGTCGAGAGCCTCTCCGTTCCCGAACGCACCACCATCACGAACATGGGGACGGAGCTCGGTGCGACCACCTCCATCTTCCCAACCGACGAGCGCACGAAGGAGTATCTCGACCGGCAGGGCCGCGGCGACGAGTTCGTCGACCTGTCGCCGGACGAGGACGCCGAGTACGCCGACGAAATCGTCGTCGACCTCTCCGACCTCGAACCGCTCATCTCCGCGCCGTCGATGCCGGACAACGTCGTGCCCGTTCGCGAAGTCGCCGGCGAAAACGTCGAACAGGTCATCATCGGTTCCTGTACCAACGGCGGCTACGAGGACATTCTCCCCGCCGCGAAGATGGTCGAGGGACGCGAGATCAAGAAGGATCTCGAAATGATCGTCGCGCCCGGCTCGAAACAGGCCGGCGAACTCCTCGCTCGCGAGGGCTGGACCGCCGAGATGATGGCCGCCGGCGTCAACGTCTCCGAGTCGACGTGTGGCCCCTGCATCGGCATCGGCCACGTCCCCGCCTCCGACTCCGTCTCGCTGCGAACCTTCAACCGCAACTTCGAGGGTCGCTCCGGCATCGAGAACGACTCCGTCTACCTCTGCTCGCCGCAGGTAGCCGCCGCCGCAGCGCTCGCGGGCGAGATCGTCGACCCGCGTGACCTGGCCGCGGAACTCGGCGACCTGGAACCGCCGGGTGTCGAACTCCCCGACCGCTACGACGGCTCCAAGGCCGACATCATCGAACCCGAGAACGCAGTCGACGACGAACTCATCAAGGGCCCGAACATCGGTGATGTCCCTCTCAAGGATCCCCTCGGCGCCGATGTCGGCGGCGAGACGCTCCTGAAGATGGGCGACAACATCACGACCGACCACATCATCCCGGCCACCTCGGACATCCTGAAATACCGGTCGAACATCGACAAACTGTCCGAGTTCACCCTCTCCCGCGTCGACGAGTCCTTCGCCGACCGCGCCAAGGAGACGGAGCGCAGCGTCCTCGTGGCCGGCGAGAACTACGGTCAGGGCTCCTCGCGTGAACACGCCGCGATGTGCCCGATGTATCTCGGCGTCGAGGCCGTTCTCGCGCAGTCCTTCGCCCGCATCCACAAGGCGAACCTCTACAACTTCGGTCTCCTGCCGCTGGTCATCGACGAGGAGACCTACGACCGCATCGAGGAAGGCGACGACATCGAAGTCGTCGACGATGTCGCCGAGGCCGTCGCGGCCGGCGCCGAGGAGTTCACCATCCGCGTCAACGGCGACTGGGAGGCGACGGCCGCCTTCGACGCCTCCGAGCGCGAGCGCGAAATCCTCGCCGCGGGCGGGAAACTCACGCTCACGAAACAGCAGTACGAAGAGGAGTCCGGCGGCGCGACCCCCGCAGACGACTGA
- the rimI gene encoding ribosomal protein S18-alanine N-acetyltransferase, which translates to MDGPTPPANVTIREARQSDLSSVVRIERDSFGQPWPYTAFERFLDDPGFLVAARDGGVVGYVVGDVTPNFGRDIGHIKDLAVAPPARRHGIGRALLVRSLVTLAVDGAQLVKLEVREGNDAAQALYRDIGFETARRVSQYYRDGEDALVMVLDVHAWRENDGS; encoded by the coding sequence GTGGACGGTCCGACGCCCCCTGCCAACGTCACCATCCGCGAGGCTCGACAGTCGGATCTCTCGTCGGTCGTGCGCATCGAACGCGACTCGTTCGGGCAGCCCTGGCCGTACACCGCCTTCGAGCGCTTTCTCGACGACCCCGGTTTTCTGGTCGCCGCTCGCGACGGCGGCGTCGTCGGCTACGTCGTCGGCGACGTGACGCCCAACTTCGGGCGCGACATCGGTCACATCAAGGATCTGGCCGTCGCGCCGCCGGCACGCCGCCACGGTATCGGCCGCGCGCTGCTCGTGCGGTCGCTCGTCACGCTCGCCGTCGACGGCGCCCAACTCGTGAAACTGGAGGTGCGCGAGGGAAACGACGCCGCTCAGGCGCTATACCGCGATATTGGATTCGAGACGGCCCGGCGTGTCTCCCAGTACTACCGCGACGGCGAGGACGCTCTGGTGATGGTGCTGGATGTCCACGCGTGGCGCGAGAACGACGGTTCGTAG
- a CDS encoding deoxyuridine 5'-triphosphate nucleotidohydrolase, translating to MADMFRSGPFVADHLSPTTADQVQPNGVDLTADAVFEITERGRIGRDDKRIGDREEIQPDGDAYVLDPGGYVLRYGETVHIPEGHVGFVYPRSSLMRNGCMLHTAVWDAGYEGRGEGLLVVHHPVEIEPDARVAQLVFAEADHEGTYDGSYQGENVE from the coding sequence GTGGCGGATATGTTCCGTTCCGGACCGTTCGTCGCCGACCATCTCTCTCCGACTACCGCCGACCAGGTACAGCCGAACGGCGTCGACTTGACCGCCGACGCGGTGTTCGAAATCACCGAGCGCGGCCGGATCGGCCGCGACGACAAGCGAATCGGTGACCGCGAAGAAATCCAGCCCGACGGCGACGCCTACGTCCTCGACCCCGGCGGCTACGTCCTGCGATACGGCGAAACCGTCCACATCCCCGAGGGGCACGTCGGCTTCGTCTACCCCCGGTCGTCGCTCATGCGCAACGGCTGCATGCTCCACACCGCCGTCTGGGACGCCGGCTACGAGGGCCGCGGCGAGGGACTGCTGGTCGTCCACCACCCCGTGGAGATCGAACCGGATGCGCGGGTGGCGCAGTTGGTCTTCGCGGAAGCCGATCACGAGGGGACGTACGACGGGAGTTATCAGGGGGAGAACGTGGAGTAG